A window of Candidatus Zymogenaceae bacterium contains these coding sequences:
- a CDS encoding response regulator, giving the protein MHSAEHTHLKSFKAEGVFTALSLISLLQCLSNNKKMCIDLFSMNGGEGRLYFDNARVVGASINNSQRGEKAFFRMMEWEDARFQAFEVSRIEPEKYRINKDMSSLLMEGLRQQREKERIQQQLHPFYKIMRGRDLFDLSGKEQRTLELVPENGIFVNALVDMMDMTDWEAYSLLQSLIIRKALSLMKIKALVVDGSEFVSVVVRDILELLYEGIITVKAVRSGREAVALIGSDCREQHPDLIFTEIILDEVSGIDVIVAARDSRPPIHVVAVTSLQREMRDILKLGANYLHKIWLTRDNVGEVMMDLVERTLNGEIRVIGGEKEMIYKRVVNVWHRKTIDSNTGIAL; this is encoded by the coding sequence ATGCACAGTGCGGAACATACTCATCTGAAAAGTTTCAAAGCAGAGGGTGTTTTTACCGCACTGTCCCTCATCAGTCTTCTCCAGTGTCTCTCCAATAATAAAAAGATGTGTATCGATCTGTTTTCCATGAACGGCGGCGAGGGGCGTCTTTATTTTGACAACGCCCGGGTGGTCGGCGCGAGCATCAATAATTCCCAAAGAGGGGAAAAGGCTTTTTTTCGGATGATGGAGTGGGAGGACGCCCGTTTCCAGGCGTTTGAGGTGTCCCGCATTGAACCGGAGAAATATCGAATCAACAAGGATATGTCATCTCTCCTGATGGAGGGGCTCAGACAGCAGAGAGAGAAGGAGAGAATACAACAACAGCTGCATCCGTTTTATAAAATAATGCGTGGTCGTGACCTCTTCGACCTGTCGGGCAAGGAGCAAAGAACCCTCGAGTTGGTGCCGGAAAACGGGATATTCGTCAACGCACTTGTTGACATGATGGACATGACCGATTGGGAAGCCTATTCCCTCTTGCAGTCTCTCATTATCAGAAAGGCTTTGTCCTTGATGAAGATCAAGGCCCTTGTGGTGGATGGCAGCGAATTCGTCTCCGTGGTCGTTCGGGATATCCTGGAGCTTCTGTATGAGGGGATAATAACCGTCAAGGCTGTCAGAAGTGGACGGGAGGCGGTGGCGCTCATAGGGTCCGACTGCCGGGAGCAGCACCCGGACCTGATTTTTACAGAGATCATACTGGATGAGGTCAGCGGCATAGATGTCATCGTCGCCGCGCGAGACAGCAGGCCGCCCATTCATGTCGTCGCCGTCACGTCACTCCAACGTGAGATGCGGGATATTCTGAAGCTCGGAGCGAATTATCTCCATAAAATATGGCTTACCCGGGACAACGTAGGCGAGGTCATGATGGACCTGGTCGAGAGAACCCTGAACGGAGAAATCCGGGTGATCGGTGGAGAGAAGGAAATGATTTATAAGCGGGTTGTCAATGTATGGCACCGAAAGACAATTGATAGTAATACGGGAATAGCCCTCTGA